In Capsicum annuum cultivar UCD-10X-F1 chromosome 7, UCD10Xv1.1, whole genome shotgun sequence, one genomic interval encodes:
- the LOC124900019 gene encoding metallocarboxypeptidase inhibitor-like yields the protein MAHNLAILSTALLVIIAAHSLCSTKIYNVMAQEDHNVLELATKLYQEDPYCGEPCTTMANCSTNLYCQACSNNTCELFIGDAIGQGM from the exons ATGGCGCATAATCTTGCCATCCTTTCCACAGCTCTCCTTGTGATTATTGCTG CTCATTCTTTGTGTTCTACAAAAATTTATAATGTGATGGCCCAAGAAGATCATAATGTACTAGAACTAGCAACTAAACTATACCAAGAAGATCCATATTGTGGGGAACCTTGTACAACGATGGCTAATTGCTCTACTAATTTGTACTGTCAGGCGTGTTCAAATAACACCTGTGAGCTATTTATTGGCGATGCCATCGGCCAAGGCATGTGA